In Capsicum annuum cultivar UCD-10X-F1 chromosome 7, UCD10Xv1.1, whole genome shotgun sequence, one genomic interval encodes:
- the LOC107856476 gene encoding oxygen-evolving enhancer protein 2, chloroplastic yields the protein MAASTQCFLHQYHALSSPARSRSSSVSTLKPNQLVCRAQKQDDANNNGSISRRLALTFLIGAAAIGSKVSPADAAYGEAANVFGKPKENTDFMPYNGDGFKLQVPSKWNPSKEVEYPGQVLRYEDNFDSTSNLIVTVTPTDKKSITDYGSPEDFLSKVDYLLGKQAYFGKTDSEGGFESGAVATANLLESSSSTVGGKEYYFLSVLTRTADGDEGGKHQLITATVNNGKLYICKAQAGDKRWFKGARKFVENAASSFSIA from the exons ATGGCTGCTTCCACACAATGCTTCTTGCACCAATACCATGCACTCTCTAGCCCTGCTAGAAGTAGATCATCCTCCGTTTCAACCCTCAAGCCTAACCAATTGGTTTGCCGTGCCCAAAAGCAAGATGATGCCAACAACAATGGTTCCATCTCCCGCCGATTGGCTCTCACTTTCCTCATTGGTGCTGCTGCCATTGGTTCGAAGGTTTCCCCTGCCGATGCTGCCTATGGAGAAGCTG CGAATGTTTTTGGAAAACCAAAGGAGAACACTGATTTCATGCCATACAACGGAGATGGATTCAAGCTGCAAGTGCCATCCAAATGGAACCCAAGCAAAGAAGTTGAGTACCCTGGTCAGGTTCTCAGATATGAAGACAACTTTGATTCCACCAGCAATCTCATTGTTACAGTCACTCCAACTGACAAGAAGTCCATCACTGACTACGGCTCCCCCGAAGACTTCCTCTCTAAA GTGGACTATCTGCTAGGAAAACAAGCCTATTTTGGTAAAACTGATTCAGAG GGTGGATTTGAATCTGGTGCAGTGGCAACTGCTAACCTTTTGGAGTCATCAAGCTCAACAGTGGGAGGAAAAGAGTACTATTTCTTGTCAGTATTGACAAGAACTGCAGATGGAGATGAAGGTGGGAAGCACCAGCTGATCACAGCCACAGTGAATAATGGCAAACTTTACATTTGCAAGGCACAAGCTGGTGATAAAAGATGGTTCAAGGGTGCTAGAAAGTTTGTGGAGAATGCTGCCAGTTCTTTCAGTATTGCTTAA